From Streptomyces sp. NBC_00690, a single genomic window includes:
- the lspA gene encoding signal peptidase II — protein MAEAERTIGTPDVDGDDAAASAEQPKGRRRIAVLFGVAVVAYALDLVTKMIVVAKLEHHPPIEIIGDWLQFEAVRNAGAAFGIGEAFTVIFTVIAAAVIVVIARLARKLYSLPWAIALGLLLGGALGNLTDRIFRAPGVFEGAVVDFIAPKHFAVFNLADSAIVCGGILIVILSFRGLDPDGTVHKD, from the coding sequence GTGGCAGAGGCGGAGCGGACCATCGGTACGCCGGATGTGGACGGCGACGACGCTGCGGCGTCGGCCGAGCAGCCGAAGGGCAGACGGCGGATCGCCGTGCTCTTCGGCGTGGCGGTCGTGGCGTACGCGCTCGACCTCGTCACCAAGATGATCGTGGTGGCGAAGCTGGAGCACCATCCGCCCATCGAGATCATCGGCGACTGGTTGCAGTTCGAAGCGGTACGGAACGCCGGTGCCGCCTTCGGCATCGGCGAAGCCTTCACCGTGATCTTCACCGTCATCGCCGCGGCGGTGATCGTGGTGATCGCACGACTGGCGCGCAAGCTCTACAGCCTGCCGTGGGCCATCGCACTCGGTCTGCTGCTGGGCGGTGCGCTCGGCAATCTCACGGACCGCATCTTCCGTGCACCCGGAGTCTTTGAGGGCGCTGTGGTCGACTTCATCGCTCCCAAGCACTTTGCCGTTTTCAATCTTGCCGACTCCGCGATCGTCTGCGGCGGCATCCTGATCGTGATCCTCTCCTTCCGCGGACTGGACCCCGACGGGACCGTCCACAAGGACTGA